One Colius striatus isolate bColStr4 chromosome 8, bColStr4.1.hap1, whole genome shotgun sequence genomic region harbors:
- the MCMBP gene encoding mini-chromosome maintenance complex-binding protein isoform X1, with protein sequence MPCVADWLNNPFSIVQGIFAQNVPNSDWEKKVTEYFKEKLKENNATNWVPSLNDVPVHYLKPNSLVKFRCMVQDMFDPEFYMGIYETVDPNTNARVLHFGKYRDVAECGPQQEIDLNSSRTVTAERQTFYCVPVPGESAWVKEAYISASQARVSPSTSYTPSRHKRSYEEDEDMDLHPSKQKDQHMGSGGDIHGCVEPKRLETEASAGHHLISANCSPPLDLNFPLPGEKGPACLVKVYESWESFKVNDVLEVYGILSVDPVLSIVNNEERDSSTLDPMECMDTAEEQRVHSPPASLVPRIHVILAQKLQHINPLLPACLNEEESKTFVSNFMSELSPVRAELLGFLTHALLGDSLAAEYLILHLISTVYARRDVLPLGKFTVNLSGCPRNSVFTEHIYRIIQQLVPASYRLQMTIENMNHSRFIPHKDYAANRLVSGVLQLASNTSLVVDETQLEQGQLDTTGVHNVTALGNLITWQKVDYDFSYHQMEFPCNINVLITSEGRSLLPSDCQVHLQPQIIPPNMEEYMNSLLTAVLPSVLNKFRIYLSLLRLLDYSISDEVTKAVEEDFVEMRKNDPESVTADDLHRTLLVARFLSLSAGQTTLSRERWLRAKQLEALRKARLQQQKCVNGNEL encoded by the exons ATGCCGTGCGTGGCCGACTGGCTCAACAACCCCTTCAGCATCGTGCAGGGCATCTTCG CCCAAAATGTTCCAAACTCTGATTGGGAAAAGAAAGTAACTGAATACTTCAAGGagaagttaaaagaaaacaatgctaCTAACTGG GTCCCATCGCTGAATGATGTTCCCGTTCATTACCTAAAACCCAACAGTTTAGTGAAATTTCGCTGCATGGTTCAAGACATGTTTGATCCTGAATTTTACATGGGCATCTATGAAACAGTTGACCCAAACACAAATGCACGT GTTTTGCATTTTGGTAAATACAGAGATGTGGCAGAATGTGGG CCTCAGCAGGAAATCGATTTGAACTCCTCCCGAACAGTCACGGCAGAGAGACAGACTTTCTACTGCGTTCCAGTGCCTGGCGAATCAGCATGGGTGAAagag GCGTACATCAGTGCGAGCCAAGCTCGGGTCAGTCCTTCAACATCCTACACACCCAGTCGCCACAAGAGGAGCTACGAGGAAGATGAAGACATGGATCTACATCCATCTAAACAGAAAGACCAACATATGG GCAGCGGAGGTGATATCCACGGATGTGTGGAGCCAAAGAGATTAGAAACAGAAGCTTCTGCCGGTCACCATCTCATCTCTGCCAACTGCTCCCCTCCACTTGACTTAAATTTTCCACTGCCAGGAGAGAAGGGACCAGCATGTCTTGTAAAG GTCTACGAGAGCTGGGAGAGCTTCAAAGTCAATGATGTTCTGGAGGTGTACGGGATTTTGTCTGTGGATCCAGTGCTGAGCATAGTAAACAATGAAGAGAG GGACAGCTCAACCCTCGATCCCATGGAGTGTATGGACACAGCAGAAGAACAGAGAGTACACAGTCCTCCTGCCTCATTAGTCCCCAGAATCCACGTGATTTTGGCACAGAAATTACAACACATTAACCCATTACTGCCTGCTTGCCTTAATGAAGAGGAGAGTAAAACCT TTGTTTCTAACTTCATGTCTGAGCTGTCACCAGTGAGAGCAGAGTTGCTTGGTTTCCTCACCCACGCCCTCTTGGGAGACAGTCTGGCTGCAGAATACCTTATACTGCATCTCATCTCCACAGT TTATGCAAGACGAGATGTGCTTCCTCTGGGGAAATTCACAGTCAACCTGAGTGGGTGTCCGAGGAACAGCGTCTTCACCGAGCACATCTACCGCATCATCCAGCAGCTCGTCCCAGCA TCCTATCGCCTACAAATGACCATTGAGAACATGAATCACTCACGGTTTATCCCACACAAGGACTACGCTGCCAATCGCTTAGTCAGTGGGGTACTGCAGCTCGCCAGCAACACCTCCCTTGTAGTAGATGAGACTCAGCTTGAGCAAGGACAGCTTGATACAACAG GTGTACACAACGTGACAGCACTGGGAAACCTGATCACTTGGCAGAAGGTGGATTACGACTTCAGTTACCACCAGATGGAATTCCCATGCAACATTAACGTCCTGATCACTTCCGAGGGCCGCTCGCTCCTGCCG tcagaTTGCCAAGTCCACTTACAACCACAGATCATCCCACCAAACATGGAGGAGTACATGAACAGCCTCCTAACAGCCGTGCTCCCTTCTGTGCTGAACAAGTTTCGGATTTACCTGAGCTTACTGAGGCTGCTGGACTACAGTATATCTGACGAAGTGACCAAG GCAGTGGAAGAAGACTTTGTAGAAATGCGCAAGAACGACCCCGAGAGCGTCACAGCCGACGACCTCCACAGGACACTGCTGGTAGCACG GTTCCTGTCTCTCAGCGCGGGACAGACCACGCTGTCCAGGGAGCGGTGGCTGAGAGCGAAGCAGCTGGAGGCGCTGCGgaaagccaggctgcagcagcagaagtgtgTCAATGGGAATGAACTCTAA
- the INPP5F gene encoding phosphatidylinositide phosphatase SAC2 isoform X2, producing MRYKRRGVDKNGNVANYVETEQLIHVHNHTLSFIQTRGSVPVFWSQVGYRYNPRPRLDKSENETVPCFRAHFEEQLKNYKKQVIINLVDQTGREKIIGDAYLKQVLLYNNANLTYVSFDFHEHCRGMKFENVQTLTDAIHDIILDMKWCWVDQAGVICKQEGIFRVNCMDCLDRTNVVQAAIARVVMEQQLKKLGVMPPEQPLPVKCNRIYQIIWANNGDAISRQYAGTAALKGDFTRTGERKLAGVMKDGVNSANRYYLNRFRDAYRQAVIDLMQGIPVTEDLYSIFTREKEHEALHKENLRSHQELISQLLQSYMKLLLPDDEKFHGGWALIDCDPSLIDATHKDVDVLLLLSNSAYYVAYYDDEIDKVNQYQRLSLEALEKIEIGPEPTLFGKPKFSCMRLHYKYKEMSGYFHTLRAVVRNPEEDGKDTLQCIAEMLRITKQAMGLDVPIIEKKLERKSSKPHEDIIGIRSQNRGSLAQGKNYLLSKFSSLNQKVKQTKSNVNISNLRKLGSFTKPEVKVNFLKPNLKVNLWKSDSSLETLENPAVDPKVHTESDTEASDNDSFHSDDFLSNSKSDEDAQLGDSLESMGQVDYVLPSCGILASAPRLGSRSQSVSSADVSVSIPVPSELPGSQPSPLGSEAIPTPSADDSQMGFAKPIDVYCQRFVHDAQSKMSDVLEAEAGSREPHHITNLSSSDTTKKAETKAEAIRDIPSRPSQLDVQSSEPSPQLLAVGGTDVTKSHKSPGSVSGNLETGLHTTPSPADGSSSRAVSPFAKIRSSMVQVANITQAGLTQGINFAVAKVQKSPAEAEAINEMKQKELKEMFTQCQTRIIQI from the exons ATGCGGTATAAGCGAAGAGGTGTTGATAAAAATGGGAATGTGGCCAATTATGTTGAGACAGAGCAACTGATTCATGTCCATAATCATACTCTTTCATTTATACAAACAAGAGGCTCTGTGCCTGTTTTCTGGAGCCAAGTTGGATATAGATACAACCCACGACCCCGACTGGACAAGA GTGAAAATGAAACTGTGCCCTGTTTTCGTGCACATTTTGAAGAACAGCTGAAAAATTACAAGAAGCAG GTTATTATTAATTTGGTGGATCAGACAGGCAGAGAGAAGATCATTGGAGATGCCTACCTGAAGCAAGTTCTTCTGTACAACAATGCAAACCTGACTTACGTTTCATTTGACTTCCATGAGCACTG CCGAGGaatgaagtttgaaaatgtCCAAACGCTGACTGATGCCATTCATGATATTATTCTTGACATGAAGTGGTGCTG GGTTGACCAAGCTGGTGTGATCTGTAAACAGGAAGGAATTTTTCGGGTTAATTGCATGGACTGTTTGGATCGTACCAACGTTGTGCAGGCTGCTATTGCAAGAGTGGTCATGGAACAGCAG CTCAAAAAACTGGGTGTGATGCCACCAGAACAGCCTTTGCCAGTCAAGTGCAATAGAATCTACCAGATAATATGGGCCAACAATGGAGACGCCATAAGCCGGCAGTACGCTGGCACAGCGGCCCTAAAG GGTGACTTCACAAGGACTGGTGAAAGAAAGCTGGCAGGAGTAATGAAGGATGGAGTTAATTCTGCAAACAGATACTACTTGAATCGTTTCAGGGATGCTTACAGGCAAGCAGTTATAG ATTTGATGCAAGGTATTCCTGTAACAGAAGATCTTTACTCCATATTTACAAGAGAGAAGGAGCATGAAGCCCTGCACAAGGAGAATCTGAGGAGCCATCAGGAATTAATCAGCCAGCTGTTGCAGAGCTACATGAAACTGCTCTTACCAGATGATGAAAAATTCCATGGAGGATGGGCCCTTATTGACTGTGATCCAAG TCTCATTGATGCCACTCATAAGGATGTGGATGTTCTGCTGTTGCTTTCTAATTCTGCCTACTACGTGGCTTA TTATGATGATGAAATTGACAAGGTGAATCAGTACCAAAGGTTAAGTCTTGAAGCTctggaaaaaatagaaatag GGCCTGAGCCTACTCTGTTTGGCAAACCCAAGTTCTCTTGCATGAGGCTGCATTACAAATACAAGGAAATGAGTGGGTATTTTCACACCCTGAGAGCTGTGGTACGGAACCCAGAAGAAGATGGAAAAG ACACCCTTCAGTGCATTGCAGAAATGCTGAGAATCACAAAGCAAGCAATGGGACTAGATGTGCCCATTATTGAGAAGAAGCTTGAGAG gaaGAGCAGTAAACCTCACGAGGACATCATTGGCATTCGATCTCAGAACAGAGGGTCCCTGGCCCAAGGCAAGAATTACTTACTGAGCAAGTTTTCGTCTCTCAATCAGAAAGTGAAACAAACCAAGTCCAACGTGAACATCAGCAACCTCCGGAAGCTGGGCAGCTTCACCAAACCAGAGGTGAAAGTCAATTTCTTAAAACCCAATTTGAAGGTGAATCTTTGGAAGTCAGATAGCAGCCTTGAAACTCTAGAGAATCCAGCGGTCGATCCTAAAGTCCATACGGAATCTGACACCGAAGCGTCCGACAATGACTCGTTCCACTCCGATGACTTCCTGAGCAATTCCAAGTCGGATGAGGACGCCCAGCTGGGTGACTCTCTGGAGAGCATGGGGCAGGTGGACTATGTGCTGCCCAGCTGTGGCATCCTGGCCTCGGCCCCGCGCCTGGGCAGCCGCTCGCAGTCCGTAAGCAGCGCCGATGTGAGTGTCAGCATTCCCGTTCCCTCCGAGCTGCCTGGCTCGCAGCCCAGCCCGCTGGGCTCTGAAGCCATCCCCACGCCTTCTGCTGATGACAGTCAGATGGGGTTTGCTAAACCCATTGATGTGTACTGCCAGAGGTTCGTGCACGATGCTCAGAGCAAGATGTCGGATGTTTTGGAGGCTGAGGCTGGTTCTCGAGAGCCCCATCACATAACAAATCTAAGCAGCAGTGATACGACTAAGAAGGCAGAAACCAAGGCTGAAGCTATCAGAGACATTCCCTCTAGGCCATCTCAGTTGGATGTACAGTCTTCTGAGCCAAGTCCCCAGCTCTTGGCTGTTGGTGGGACTGATGTCACTAAGTCTCATAAAAGCCCAGGGTCTGTATCTGGTAACCTCGAGACGGGACTCCACACAACTCCTTCTCCAGCTgacggcagcagcagcagagctgtatCTCCTTTTGCTAAAATTCGCAGTTCCATGGTCCAGGTCGCTAACATCACACAAGCAGGATTGACTCAAGGGATTAATTTTGCTGTGGCAAAGGTCCAGAAgagccctgcagaagcagaagctataaatgaaatgaaacaaaaagaactgaaagaaatgtTTACGCAGTGCCAGACACGGATAATTCAAATCTAG
- the MCMBP gene encoding mini-chromosome maintenance complex-binding protein isoform X2 produces MVQDMFDPEFYMGIYETVDPNTNARVLHFGKYRDVAECGPQQEIDLNSSRTVTAERQTFYCVPVPGESAWVKEAYISASQARVSPSTSYTPSRHKRSYEEDEDMDLHPSKQKDQHMGSGGDIHGCVEPKRLETEASAGHHLISANCSPPLDLNFPLPGEKGPACLVKVYESWESFKVNDVLEVYGILSVDPVLSIVNNEERDSSTLDPMECMDTAEEQRVHSPPASLVPRIHVILAQKLQHINPLLPACLNEEESKTFVSNFMSELSPVRAELLGFLTHALLGDSLAAEYLILHLISTVYARRDVLPLGKFTVNLSGCPRNSVFTEHIYRIIQQLVPASYRLQMTIENMNHSRFIPHKDYAANRLVSGVLQLASNTSLVVDETQLEQGQLDTTGVHNVTALGNLITWQKVDYDFSYHQMEFPCNINVLITSEGRSLLPSDCQVHLQPQIIPPNMEEYMNSLLTAVLPSVLNKFRIYLSLLRLLDYSISDEVTKAVEEDFVEMRKNDPESVTADDLHRTLLVARFLSLSAGQTTLSRERWLRAKQLEALRKARLQQQKCVNGNEL; encoded by the exons ATGGTTCAAGACATGTTTGATCCTGAATTTTACATGGGCATCTATGAAACAGTTGACCCAAACACAAATGCACGT GTTTTGCATTTTGGTAAATACAGAGATGTGGCAGAATGTGGG CCTCAGCAGGAAATCGATTTGAACTCCTCCCGAACAGTCACGGCAGAGAGACAGACTTTCTACTGCGTTCCAGTGCCTGGCGAATCAGCATGGGTGAAagag GCGTACATCAGTGCGAGCCAAGCTCGGGTCAGTCCTTCAACATCCTACACACCCAGTCGCCACAAGAGGAGCTACGAGGAAGATGAAGACATGGATCTACATCCATCTAAACAGAAAGACCAACATATGG GCAGCGGAGGTGATATCCACGGATGTGTGGAGCCAAAGAGATTAGAAACAGAAGCTTCTGCCGGTCACCATCTCATCTCTGCCAACTGCTCCCCTCCACTTGACTTAAATTTTCCACTGCCAGGAGAGAAGGGACCAGCATGTCTTGTAAAG GTCTACGAGAGCTGGGAGAGCTTCAAAGTCAATGATGTTCTGGAGGTGTACGGGATTTTGTCTGTGGATCCAGTGCTGAGCATAGTAAACAATGAAGAGAG GGACAGCTCAACCCTCGATCCCATGGAGTGTATGGACACAGCAGAAGAACAGAGAGTACACAGTCCTCCTGCCTCATTAGTCCCCAGAATCCACGTGATTTTGGCACAGAAATTACAACACATTAACCCATTACTGCCTGCTTGCCTTAATGAAGAGGAGAGTAAAACCT TTGTTTCTAACTTCATGTCTGAGCTGTCACCAGTGAGAGCAGAGTTGCTTGGTTTCCTCACCCACGCCCTCTTGGGAGACAGTCTGGCTGCAGAATACCTTATACTGCATCTCATCTCCACAGT TTATGCAAGACGAGATGTGCTTCCTCTGGGGAAATTCACAGTCAACCTGAGTGGGTGTCCGAGGAACAGCGTCTTCACCGAGCACATCTACCGCATCATCCAGCAGCTCGTCCCAGCA TCCTATCGCCTACAAATGACCATTGAGAACATGAATCACTCACGGTTTATCCCACACAAGGACTACGCTGCCAATCGCTTAGTCAGTGGGGTACTGCAGCTCGCCAGCAACACCTCCCTTGTAGTAGATGAGACTCAGCTTGAGCAAGGACAGCTTGATACAACAG GTGTACACAACGTGACAGCACTGGGAAACCTGATCACTTGGCAGAAGGTGGATTACGACTTCAGTTACCACCAGATGGAATTCCCATGCAACATTAACGTCCTGATCACTTCCGAGGGCCGCTCGCTCCTGCCG tcagaTTGCCAAGTCCACTTACAACCACAGATCATCCCACCAAACATGGAGGAGTACATGAACAGCCTCCTAACAGCCGTGCTCCCTTCTGTGCTGAACAAGTTTCGGATTTACCTGAGCTTACTGAGGCTGCTGGACTACAGTATATCTGACGAAGTGACCAAG GCAGTGGAAGAAGACTTTGTAGAAATGCGCAAGAACGACCCCGAGAGCGTCACAGCCGACGACCTCCACAGGACACTGCTGGTAGCACG GTTCCTGTCTCTCAGCGCGGGACAGACCACGCTGTCCAGGGAGCGGTGGCTGAGAGCGAAGCAGCTGGAGGCGCTGCGgaaagccaggctgcagcagcagaagtgtgTCAATGGGAATGAACTCTAA